In a single window of the Pedococcus dokdonensis genome:
- a CDS encoding HAD-IA family hydrolase encodes MPRSLGTLEGRTFAAVLFDMDGTLIDSIPVVVRSWVRWAQEEGVDPHDLAGFHGVPARGVISALLPPERVESAFERIEAIEVADTDGIEVLPGTLDALAALTGDVELCAIATSCTRPLADARLAATALPAPRVVVTASDVAQGKPHPDPFLLAATGLGVDSRDCLVVEDAPGGLEAARAAGCATLAVTTTTAPADLVADAVVRNLADVRFSVVDGRVRVAPAADSVTPGVTGP; translated from the coding sequence ATGCCGCGGAGCCTGGGGACGCTGGAAGGCCGCACCTTCGCGGCGGTGCTGTTCGACATGGACGGGACCCTGATCGACTCGATCCCCGTCGTGGTCCGCTCATGGGTGCGCTGGGCCCAGGAGGAGGGGGTCGACCCCCACGACCTGGCCGGCTTCCACGGGGTGCCGGCCCGTGGGGTGATCTCGGCGCTCCTGCCGCCCGAGCGGGTCGAGTCGGCGTTCGAGCGGATCGAGGCGATCGAGGTCGCCGACACCGATGGCATCGAGGTGCTGCCCGGCACGCTCGACGCGCTCGCGGCGCTGACCGGTGACGTCGAGCTCTGCGCCATCGCCACCTCGTGCACCCGACCACTGGCCGACGCGCGGCTCGCGGCCACGGCCCTGCCTGCACCTCGCGTCGTGGTCACCGCCAGCGACGTCGCGCAGGGCAAGCCGCACCCCGACCCCTTCCTGCTCGCCGCGACCGGCCTCGGCGTCGATTCCCGCGACTGCCTGGTGGTGGAGGACGCCCCGGGTGGGCTCGAGGCCGCCCGGGCGGCGGGCTGCGCGACGCTGGCCGTGACGACCACGACCGCCCCGGCCGACCTCGTCGCCGACGCCGTGGTGCGCAACCTCGCCGACGTGCGCTTCTCGGTGGTGGACGGCCGAGTCCGGGTGGCACCGGCGGCGGATTCCGTGACGCCGGGGGTTACCGGCCCGTAG
- a CDS encoding BatC protein yields MSETPMDPGTDETEGPADGGANPGGHDGGADGGADGGADGGAGEGPADGGANPGGHDGGADGGADGGADGGAGEGPADGGANPGGHDGGADGSA; encoded by the coding sequence ATGAGCGAGACCCCGATGGACCCCGGCACGGACGAGACCGAAGGCCCCGCCGACGGCGGCGCGAACCCGGGTGGCCACGACGGCGGAGCTGACGGCGGCGCCGATGGCGGCGCTGACGGCGGCGCGGGCGAGGGCCCGGCTGACGGTGGCGCCAACCCCGGTGGCCACGACGGCGGTGCCGATGGCGGCGCTGATGGTGGCGCTGACGGCGGGGCGGGCGAGGGCCCGGCTGACGGTGGCGCGAACCCCGGTGGCCACGACGGCGGCGCGGACGGTAGCGCCTGA
- a CDS encoding SGNH/GDSL hydrolase family protein, which produces MAMTRTFGALVALGATAALTVSAAPAQAASSYVALGDSYSSGTGTRSYINDGTSCQRSVYAYPSLIAASKGLPLNFRACSGAKVADVTNTQLSALGAGTTQVSISVGGNDAGFADVLTECAQPGWMSDCNGAIDGAQNIVNNTLPSRLSTLYGSIRAKAPNAKVVVVGYPRIFMGEDCNAFTWFSPAEETRLNQMADLLNSKISAQASARGFSFVNPTSRFVGHAVCDDVEWLNGLSNPISESYHPNVAGHRDGYAPLVSTPLTGSALRVSASTLRQAERSAARLATQQRRYAGADASISPEQFRAPDLTTPAARAAAKRAGVDLSSRASIDAADRAWSQRQATAYRATH; this is translated from the coding sequence ATGGCGATGACCCGCACGTTCGGCGCACTCGTGGCACTCGGTGCCACGGCCGCCCTCACCGTGTCAGCTGCACCCGCCCAGGCCGCGAGCTCGTACGTGGCCCTCGGCGACTCGTACTCGTCGGGCACCGGCACCCGCAGCTACATCAACGACGGCACCTCCTGCCAGCGGTCGGTGTACGCCTACCCGTCGCTCATCGCGGCGAGCAAGGGACTGCCCCTGAACTTCCGGGCCTGCTCGGGCGCGAAGGTCGCCGACGTCACCAACACCCAGCTCAGCGCGCTCGGCGCCGGGACGACGCAGGTGTCGATCTCGGTGGGCGGCAACGACGCCGGCTTCGCGGACGTGCTGACCGAGTGCGCCCAGCCCGGCTGGATGAGTGACTGCAACGGGGCCATCGACGGCGCCCAGAACATCGTCAACAACACCCTCCCCTCACGGCTGTCCACGCTCTACGGGTCGATCCGGGCCAAGGCGCCGAACGCCAAGGTGGTCGTCGTCGGCTACCCGCGGATCTTCATGGGTGAGGACTGCAACGCCTTCACCTGGTTCTCCCCGGCCGAGGAGACCCGGCTCAACCAGATGGCCGACCTGCTCAACAGCAAGATCTCGGCCCAGGCAAGTGCCCGGGGCTTCTCGTTCGTCAACCCGACCAGCCGGTTCGTCGGCCACGCCGTCTGCGACGACGTCGAGTGGCTGAACGGGCTGTCCAACCCGATCAGCGAGAGCTACCACCCCAACGTCGCCGGGCACCGCGACGGCTACGCGCCGCTCGTGAGCACCCCACTGACCGGCAGCGCCCTCCGGGTGAGCGCCTCGACGCTGCGCCAGGCCGAGCGGTCCGCCGCGCGCCTCGCGACCCAGCAGCGGCGCTACGCCGGTGCCGACGCCTCGATCAGCCCCGAGCAGTTCCGGGCCCCTGACCTGACGACCCCCGCTGCCAGGGCCGCGGCCAAGCGGGCCGGGGTCGACCTGTCCTCACGGGCCAGCATCGACGCCGCCGACCGGGCGTGGTCGCAGCGTCAGGCCACGGCCTACCGCGCCACGCACTGA
- a CDS encoding cupin domain-containing protein, producing MTTTSSRRVPATSGGHPALSRLLAVPLSEFADRHWSREPLLSRAADLPESFDDLFSADAVDELVSSRGLRTPFLRMAKDGTTLADRSFTRGGGIGAAVADQASDDAVLQHFTAGATLVLQGLHRTWRPVVDFSQALAGELGHPVQVNAYVTPPENTGFSDHYDVHDVFVLQIAGEKRWRIRRPVHDLPLRDEPWTDHRAAVESAALGPPLIEETFAPGDCLYLPRGYLHSATALGGTSIHLTIGVHAWTRRHVADELVRAAVVRASGSRQLREALPVGTELVGAGPAPEDVEVVRAALLEALAQVDAGDLATGLAGAARAAQRPAPLAPLAQAEAVRALTDDSRVALRAHVAAVLVPAAGGQTVLRSRVGSQPVERPDLAAIEQLLETGGATAADLGLELTRALLRTGVVVPA from the coding sequence GTGACCACCACGTCCTCGCGCCGGGTGCCCGCCACGAGTGGCGGGCACCCGGCGCTGTCACGCCTCCTGGCTGTCCCGCTGTCCGAGTTCGCCGACCGGCACTGGTCGCGCGAGCCGCTGCTCAGCCGGGCCGCCGACTTGCCCGAGTCGTTCGACGACCTGTTCTCCGCCGACGCCGTCGACGAGCTGGTCTCCAGCCGCGGGCTGCGAACGCCGTTCCTGCGGATGGCCAAGGACGGCACCACCCTCGCGGACCGCAGCTTCACCCGTGGCGGCGGGATCGGCGCGGCGGTCGCCGACCAGGCCAGTGACGACGCCGTGCTCCAGCACTTCACCGCCGGCGCGACGCTCGTGCTGCAGGGCCTGCACCGCACCTGGCGGCCGGTGGTCGACTTCTCGCAGGCGCTGGCCGGCGAGCTCGGCCACCCCGTGCAGGTCAATGCCTACGTGACCCCGCCGGAGAACACCGGTTTCAGCGACCACTACGACGTGCACGACGTGTTCGTCCTGCAGATCGCAGGAGAGAAGCGCTGGCGGATCCGCCGTCCCGTGCACGACCTGCCGCTGCGGGACGAGCCGTGGACCGACCACCGGGCGGCGGTCGAGTCCGCCGCGCTCGGTCCCCCGCTCATCGAGGAGACCTTCGCGCCGGGTGACTGCCTCTACCTCCCCCGCGGCTACCTGCACTCCGCGACCGCGTTGGGCGGCACCAGCATCCACCTGACTATCGGGGTGCACGCCTGGACCCGGCGGCACGTCGCCGACGAGCTGGTCCGGGCCGCCGTCGTCCGTGCGAGCGGGTCACGCCAGCTGCGCGAGGCGCTGCCCGTGGGCACCGAGCTGGTCGGTGCCGGTCCGGCACCCGAGGACGTCGAGGTGGTGCGGGCCGCCCTGCTCGAGGCGCTCGCCCAGGTCGACGCGGGCGACCTCGCCACCGGTCTGGCCGGCGCGGCGCGGGCGGCCCAACGACCGGCCCCGCTCGCGCCGCTGGCCCAGGCCGAGGCAGTGCGGGCCCTCACCGACGACTCGCGCGTGGCGCTGCGCGCCCACGTCGCCGCGGTGCTCGTCCCGGCCGCAGGTGGTCAGACGGTGCTGCGCAGCCGGGTCGGGTCCCAGCCCGTCGAGCGACCCGACCTCGCAGCCATCGAGCAGCTGCTCGAGACCGGCGGCGCGACCGCTGCCGACCTGGGCCTCGAGCTCACCCGCGCGCTGCTGCGCACCGGCGTCGTCGTCCCTGCATGA
- a CDS encoding DUF5701 family protein: MTETTTRATDLTEQTTTTTTATEFDRQVQAYLDAGYPALAGLDDQAFTDLLEPLRDKASRARATSPDRIAFAVVVTSRLVTADLALPTVHWKATTGWTEYTADDLAGYRPLDGVDVPDRAAYLVTDVDTGTATLDVRAKDAVPLIVAEGRSPLTIDEGVSLLTLWPGILKDRNAFFLPGARDHGKRVAALWVSKGHPRLGWCWEGNPHTWLGSASCGSRVG; encoded by the coding sequence GTGACCGAGACGACGACCCGAGCCACCGACCTGACCGAGCAGACCACGACGACCACCACCGCCACCGAGTTCGACCGTCAGGTGCAGGCCTACCTCGATGCCGGCTACCCGGCCCTCGCCGGTCTGGACGATCAGGCCTTCACCGACCTGCTGGAGCCGTTGCGGGACAAGGCATCCCGGGCCCGCGCCACCTCACCCGACCGGATCGCCTTCGCGGTCGTCGTGACCTCGCGGCTCGTCACGGCCGACCTCGCTCTCCCGACGGTGCACTGGAAGGCCACCACCGGATGGACCGAGTACACCGCCGACGACCTCGCCGGCTACCGCCCGCTCGACGGCGTCGACGTGCCGGACCGCGCGGCATACCTCGTCACGGACGTCGACACGGGGACGGCGACGCTCGACGTCCGCGCCAAGGACGCCGTGCCGCTCATCGTCGCCGAGGGGCGCAGCCCCCTCACCATCGACGAAGGCGTCAGCCTGCTGACGCTGTGGCCGGGAATCCTCAAGGACCGCAACGCTTTCTTCCTGCCCGGCGCGCGCGACCACGGCAAGCGGGTGGCGGCGTTGTGGGTGAGCAAGGGCCACCCCCGGCTCGGGTGGTGCTGGGAGGGAAACCCGCACACCTGGCTGGGCTCGGCGTCCTGCGGGAGCCGGGTCGGCTGA
- a CDS encoding FAD-binding dehydrogenase yields the protein MDADVIVVGAGLSGLVAAAELADAGRRVVVLDQESAANLGGQAHWSFGGLFLVDSPEQRRMGIKDSVDLAWQDWQGSAGFDRLDDEDRWGSQWARAYVDFAAGEKRAWLHEQGMRFFPVVGWAERGDGSASGHGNSVPRFHIVWGTGPGVLAPFLRRVQEHVAAGRVELRHRHQVDELVTSDGAVTGVRGTLLADDRASRGRPTNRDAVGEFELAAQAVVVTSGGIGANHDLVRANWPERLGTPPEHMLTGVPAHVDGRMLGITEAAGGRLVNRDRMWHYVEGIENWDPIWPSHAIRILPGPSSLWFDGNGDRLPAPLFPGFDTLGTLAHLRQTGHDHSWFVLTKKIIGKEFALSGSEQNPDLTGKSVKDVLGRARADMPGPVRAFLDKGADFVSADTLRELVDKMNALTPDAPLDYAHLERQVVDRDRQIDNEFSKDAQITAVRGARSYRGDKLIRTATPHRILDPKAGPLIAVRLNILTRKTLGGLETDLSSRVLSASGEPVPGLYAAGEVAGFGGGGVHGYRALEGTFLGGCIFSGRTAGRAAAAATA from the coding sequence ATGGACGCTGACGTCATCGTGGTCGGAGCCGGTCTGTCCGGGCTCGTCGCCGCCGCCGAGCTGGCCGACGCCGGACGCCGCGTGGTGGTGCTCGACCAGGAGAGTGCGGCCAACCTCGGCGGCCAGGCGCACTGGTCGTTCGGCGGGCTGTTCCTCGTCGACAGCCCCGAGCAGCGCCGGATGGGCATCAAGGACTCGGTCGACCTCGCGTGGCAGGACTGGCAGGGCTCGGCCGGGTTCGACCGGCTCGACGACGAAGACAGGTGGGGCTCCCAGTGGGCCCGCGCCTACGTGGACTTCGCGGCCGGTGAGAAGCGGGCCTGGCTGCACGAGCAGGGGATGCGGTTCTTCCCCGTGGTGGGCTGGGCCGAGCGCGGCGACGGGTCGGCCTCCGGTCACGGCAACTCGGTCCCGCGGTTCCACATCGTCTGGGGCACCGGCCCAGGGGTGCTGGCGCCGTTCCTGCGCCGCGTGCAGGAGCACGTCGCGGCCGGACGGGTCGAGCTGCGCCACCGCCACCAGGTCGACGAGCTGGTCACCAGCGACGGCGCCGTCACCGGCGTGCGGGGGACGCTGCTCGCCGACGACCGCGCCTCCCGTGGCCGGCCCACCAACCGTGACGCGGTGGGCGAGTTCGAGCTGGCCGCTCAGGCGGTCGTCGTCACCAGTGGCGGCATCGGCGCGAACCACGACCTCGTCCGCGCCAACTGGCCCGAGCGGCTCGGGACGCCGCCCGAGCACATGCTGACGGGCGTGCCCGCGCACGTCGACGGCCGGATGCTCGGGATCACCGAGGCGGCGGGTGGCCGGCTGGTCAACCGGGACCGGATGTGGCACTACGTCGAGGGCATCGAGAACTGGGACCCGATCTGGCCCTCCCACGCGATCCGCATCCTGCCCGGCCCGAGCTCGTTGTGGTTCGACGGGAACGGCGACCGGCTGCCGGCGCCGCTCTTCCCCGGGTTCGACACCCTCGGGACCCTGGCCCACCTGCGGCAGACCGGGCACGACCACAGCTGGTTCGTCCTGACGAAGAAGATCATCGGCAAGGAGTTCGCGCTCTCCGGGTCGGAACAGAACCCCGACCTCACCGGCAAGTCGGTCAAGGACGTGCTGGGCCGCGCCCGCGCCGACATGCCCGGTCCGGTGCGGGCCTTCCTCGACAAGGGGGCCGACTTCGTCTCGGCCGACACGCTGCGCGAGCTGGTCGACAAGATGAACGCGCTGACTCCCGATGCCCCGCTCGACTACGCCCATCTCGAGCGCCAGGTCGTCGACCGCGACCGGCAGATCGACAACGAGTTCAGCAAGGACGCCCAGATCACGGCGGTCAGGGGAGCGCGCAGCTATCGCGGCGACAAGCTGATCCGCACCGCCACGCCGCACCGGATCCTCGACCCGAAGGCCGGGCCGCTGATCGCCGTGCGGCTCAACATCCTCACCCGCAAGACCCTCGGTGGGCTCGAGACCGACCTGTCGTCGCGGGTCCTGTCCGCGTCGGGCGAGCCGGTGCCGGGCCTGTATGCCGCGGGCGAGGTGGCCGGGTTCGGCGGCGGCGGGGTGCACGGTTACCGGGCGCTGGAGGGCACCTTCCTGGGCGGCTGCATCTTCTCGGGACGCACCGCGGGCCGGGCCGCGGCAGCCGCCACCGCCTGA
- a CDS encoding metallophosphoesterase family protein — translation MSAPPESPRHGGRVSPWLRRIGALVLLFFACNTGGVAATTLFPGHADTLNYGAELRLSLDPADISKLQSPTVFGDIKLDFGGPVPAPGVVAQVRVKERITDLLARPNISVQSLQPGPLELERAARGGAIALGWRFAAGALVVALLALGGYAAWRRRRPRLRWSALVAGAWVASCVATFGVIGLTYQPERLDSFTTTGILGTVQRNSDLLEGVETRAEQVTPYLKNLLALSSALQDKYAPQALDQPVGARVLLVSDVHGANQYALMKTIVQQEHIDAVIDSGDLVNFGSPTEADAADLFKGIASLDVPYLFVKGNHDGRSSSDRELLDRLAAVRNVVLLEPDDSTYVIESVHGLRIAGFNDPRWFGDSNTGNAAKQKPAAARFNAAMADQPVPDLVVSHEPAAVDDVALAGIRVNGHLHASQLEGSRIGVGTFTGGGPFSHFIADESGSADGADEGDVGELTGQPSAFDIATFGTDCRLASLTRYQFRNVIEGRPAYDDVTLINGSRIEESVPAAAAPAAQPGSATAAAVARTCGADVEQTRERVPVAPR, via the coding sequence GTGAGCGCGCCCCCCGAGAGCCCACGTCACGGAGGGCGTGTGTCCCCGTGGCTGCGCCGGATCGGCGCGCTGGTGCTCCTGTTCTTCGCCTGCAACACCGGTGGCGTGGCGGCGACGACGCTGTTCCCCGGCCACGCCGACACCCTCAACTACGGGGCCGAGCTGCGGCTGTCGCTCGACCCCGCCGACATCTCGAAGCTCCAGAGCCCCACCGTCTTCGGCGACATCAAGCTCGACTTCGGCGGACCGGTGCCCGCGCCGGGCGTGGTCGCGCAGGTACGCGTCAAGGAGCGCATCACCGACCTCCTGGCCCGCCCCAACATCTCGGTGCAGTCGCTGCAGCCCGGTCCGCTCGAGCTCGAGCGCGCCGCCCGCGGTGGCGCGATCGCGCTGGGCTGGCGGTTCGCCGCGGGTGCCCTCGTCGTCGCCCTCCTCGCGCTGGGCGGGTATGCCGCGTGGCGGCGGCGGCGTCCGCGGCTGCGGTGGAGCGCGCTGGTCGCCGGGGCGTGGGTCGCCTCGTGCGTCGCGACCTTCGGGGTGATCGGGCTGACCTACCAGCCAGAGCGACTGGACAGCTTCACCACCACCGGCATCCTCGGCACGGTGCAGCGCAACAGCGACCTGCTGGAGGGCGTGGAGACCCGCGCCGAGCAGGTGACCCCCTACCTCAAGAACCTGCTGGCCCTGTCGTCCGCGTTGCAGGACAAGTACGCACCCCAGGCGCTCGACCAGCCGGTGGGCGCACGGGTGCTCCTCGTCTCCGACGTCCACGGCGCCAACCAGTACGCGCTGATGAAGACGATCGTGCAGCAGGAGCACATCGACGCCGTCATCGACTCCGGCGACCTGGTGAACTTCGGAAGCCCCACCGAGGCTGACGCCGCGGACCTCTTCAAGGGCATCGCCTCGCTCGACGTCCCCTACCTCTTCGTCAAGGGCAACCACGACGGGCGGTCGAGCTCCGACCGCGAGCTGCTCGACCGGCTGGCCGCGGTGCGCAACGTCGTGCTGCTCGAGCCGGACGACTCGACCTACGTCATCGAGTCGGTCCACGGGTTGCGCATCGCGGGCTTCAACGACCCGCGCTGGTTCGGTGACAGCAACACCGGGAACGCCGCGAAGCAGAAGCCGGCCGCCGCCCGCTTCAACGCGGCGATGGCCGACCAGCCGGTGCCCGACCTCGTGGTCTCGCACGAGCCGGCCGCCGTGGACGACGTTGCCCTGGCAGGGATCCGGGTCAACGGACACCTGCACGCGAGCCAGCTCGAGGGGTCGCGGATCGGGGTCGGCACCTTCACCGGTGGCGGACCGTTCAGCCACTTCATCGCCGACGAGTCCGGGTCGGCCGACGGTGCGGACGAGGGTGACGTCGGTGAGCTGACCGGTCAGCCCTCGGCGTTCGACATCGCGACGTTCGGCACCGACTGCCGGCTCGCCTCGCTGACCCGCTACCAGTTCCGCAACGTCATCGAGGGTCGACCGGCCTACGACGACGTGACCCTCATCAACGGCTCGCGCATCGAGGAGTCGGTCCCGGCTGCCGCCGCCCCCGCCGCACAGCCCGGGTCGGCGACCGCGGCTGCGGTCGCCCGCACCTGCGGCGCCGACGTGGAGCAGACCCGGGAACGCGTCCCGGTCGCCCCACGTTGA
- a CDS encoding sucrase ferredoxin, protein MTEPTGPTGPTSPTAATTPTGPTGPLCSTAARHRGDPMLGTAAPATRWLLIEHPGGWAPAALDSPGIGDDIAEQLHRTALDVGARVVLIRRPGRAVVPGPREQRRWTVLDLDGRQQWGTWRQPADLLAAGDALRRGPADSVGGHPPDPLLLVCTHGRHDVCCAVRGRPVAQALAAQWPEQTWECTHIGGDRFAANLLVVPDGTVYGGLDAATAVDVVQGHLAGSVDLEHLRGFTAHRPPVQAALAAVLRAHGPAAVGDVRPGRVVGEGDTWRVEVLGDGPLPPSSSVVVRRTTQPPAKLTCRAQGDATAYVWTAEVT, encoded by the coding sequence ATGACCGAGCCGACGGGGCCGACTGGGCCGACCAGCCCGACCGCGGCCACGACGCCGACCGGACCGACCGGGCCGCTCTGCTCGACCGCCGCGCGGCACCGCGGTGACCCGATGCTCGGCACGGCGGCACCGGCGACCCGGTGGCTGCTCATCGAGCACCCGGGTGGCTGGGCACCGGCGGCGCTCGACAGCCCCGGCATCGGTGACGACATCGCCGAGCAGCTGCACCGCACGGCCCTCGACGTGGGCGCGCGGGTGGTGCTGATCCGGCGGCCGGGCCGCGCCGTCGTCCCCGGTCCACGGGAGCAGCGACGCTGGACCGTCCTCGACCTCGACGGTCGGCAGCAGTGGGGCACCTGGCGGCAGCCCGCCGACCTGCTCGCCGCCGGTGACGCCCTGCGGCGCGGGCCGGCCGACTCGGTCGGCGGCCATCCCCCGGACCCGCTGCTGCTCGTCTGCACCCATGGCCGGCACGACGTGTGCTGCGCCGTGCGCGGACGCCCCGTCGCGCAGGCCCTGGCCGCCCAGTGGCCGGAGCAGACCTGGGAGTGCACCCACATCGGGGGCGACCGGTTCGCGGCGAACCTGCTCGTCGTCCCCGACGGCACGGTCTACGGCGGCCTCGACGCGGCCACCGCGGTCGATGTCGTGCAGGGCCACCTGGCGGGCTCGGTGGACCTCGAGCACCTGCGTGGTTTCACCGCGCACCGACCGCCCGTGCAGGCTGCGCTCGCGGCGGTGCTCCGCGCGCACGGGCCCGCGGCCGTGGGTGACGTGCGCCCGGGTCGGGTCGTCGGCGAGGGCGACACCTGGCGGGTGGAGGTGCTGGGTGACGGACCCCTGCCGCCGAGCTCGTCGGTCGTCGTCCGCCGCACGACCCAGCCCCCGGCGAAGCTGACCTGTCGCGCGCAGGGCGACGCCACGGCATACGTGTGGACTGCCGAGGTCACCTGA
- the mmsA gene encoding multiple monosaccharide ABC transporter ATP-binding protein: MSDGGSILQMTGITKTFPGVKALDDVTLTVRRGDVHAICGENGAGKSTLMKVLSGVHPAGSYDGSIVFNGDPVEFNNIRDSEHAGIVIIHQELALIPELSIAENIFLGNEETKNGVIDWVHTNNKARELLARVGLREDPETPIKNIGVGKQQLVEIAKALSKDVKLLILDEPTAALNEEDSRHLLDLIRGLQAKGITCIMISHKLNEIEAISNAITIIRDGKTVETLDVREGAVDEDRIIRGMVGRSLESRFPDHTPDIGETFFEVHDWTVGHPQIPDRLVAKGSEFFVRRGEIVGFAGLMGSGRTELMRSLFGHSYGQFLRGTMVLNGKEVRLNSVPAAIDAGVAYVTEDRKSLGLNLLDDIKTTTVSAKLKKIAKNMVVDRRAEHQAAEDYRKALRTKTPSVDYGVSKLSGGNQQKVVLSKWLFTDPELLILDEPTRGIDVGAKFEIYGIIQRLASQGKGVIVVSSELPELLGISDRIYTICEGRITGVLDRGQADQESLLRLMTLTSSTHTPEAELGPDVVDDGPPDPTATPDTTPDTKNAPEEGAWTS, translated from the coding sequence ATGAGCGATGGCGGTTCGATCCTGCAGATGACCGGGATCACCAAGACGTTCCCCGGGGTCAAGGCGCTGGACGACGTCACCCTCACGGTCCGCCGCGGCGATGTGCACGCCATCTGTGGCGAGAACGGCGCCGGCAAGTCGACCCTGATGAAGGTCCTCTCGGGGGTCCACCCCGCCGGCAGCTACGACGGCAGCATCGTCTTCAACGGCGACCCCGTCGAGTTCAACAACATCCGCGACTCCGAGCACGCCGGCATCGTGATCATCCACCAGGAGCTCGCGCTCATCCCCGAGCTGTCGATCGCCGAGAACATCTTCCTCGGCAACGAGGAGACCAAGAACGGCGTCATCGACTGGGTCCACACCAACAACAAGGCCCGCGAGCTGCTCGCCCGCGTCGGCCTGCGCGAGGACCCCGAGACCCCCATCAAGAACATCGGCGTCGGCAAGCAGCAGCTGGTCGAGATCGCCAAGGCACTGAGCAAGGACGTCAAGCTGCTCATCCTCGACGAGCCGACCGCCGCGCTCAACGAGGAGGACTCGCGGCACCTGCTCGACCTGATCCGCGGCCTGCAGGCCAAGGGCATCACCTGCATCATGATCAGCCACAAGCTCAACGAGATCGAGGCGATCTCCAACGCCATCACGATCATCCGCGACGGCAAGACGGTCGAGACGCTCGACGTGCGCGAGGGCGCGGTCGACGAGGACCGGATCATCCGCGGCATGGTCGGGCGTTCGCTCGAGTCGCGGTTCCCCGACCACACCCCCGACATCGGCGAGACCTTCTTCGAGGTGCACGACTGGACGGTCGGCCACCCACAGATCCCGGACCGGCTGGTGGCCAAGGGCTCGGAGTTCTTCGTACGGCGCGGCGAGATCGTCGGCTTCGCGGGACTGATGGGTTCGGGACGCACCGAGCTGATGCGTTCGCTGTTCGGTCACAGCTACGGACAGTTCCTCCGGGGCACGATGGTGCTGAACGGCAAGGAGGTCCGGCTCAACTCGGTCCCTGCCGCCATCGACGCGGGCGTCGCCTACGTCACCGAGGACCGCAAGTCGCTCGGCCTCAACCTGCTCGACGACATCAAGACGACCACGGTCTCGGCCAAGCTGAAGAAGATCGCCAAGAACATGGTCGTCGACCGGCGGGCCGAGCACCAGGCCGCCGAGGACTACCGCAAGGCGCTGCGGACCAAGACCCCGTCGGTGGACTACGGCGTCTCGAAGCTCTCCGGCGGCAACCAGCAGAAGGTCGTCCTGTCCAAGTGGCTGTTCACCGACCCCGAGCTGCTCATCCTCGACGAACCGACGCGCGGCATCGACGTCGGCGCCAAGTTCGAGATCTACGGCATCATCCAGCGGCTCGCCAGCCAGGGGAAGGGCGTCATCGTCGTCTCCTCGGAGCTGCCCGAGCTGCTTGGCATCTCCGACCGGATCTACACGATCTGCGAGGGCCGGATCACGGGTGTCCTCGACCGGGGTCAGGCCGACCAGGAGTCGCTCCTGCGCCTGATGACCCTCACCAGCTCGACCCACACCCCCGAGGCTGAGCTCGGACCCGACGTCGTCGACGACGGACCACCGGACCCGACCGCCACCCCCGACACCACCCCTGACACCAAGAACGCACCCGAGGAGGGCGCATGGACAAGCTGA